ACGCAATGACTAACACGCCTGTTATTCGcacattttacaccatcgattttgtaaTCAACAGGCAGCGATTGACTAACACAACGCTAACACATTGTACAATAGGTGCTCCTGCTCCAAAGTCGACCTTTCGTAgaacgtgttagtgacaggttagtcaatcgcagtcgttaattgcaaaatcgacggtataAAACTCTCTACTAACTCGCCTGTTAGTAAATTTGTACTTCATTTTTGAACCAGAATACACGCACGcatgactaacacgtgtgttagtcaatccgtactgtctttttggagccagaatagacgcgtttGGCCGTAACTCCAAAACAGacatttttttgttattgtagACTATTTATGTAATAAATAGTAAGTCATATTAAAATAAGAAGACTAAAAAACTTGTGTAAAATTATCTACAAATTTACATGGCTATTTCTACATATTGATTTgaatcgtttgaagataatttgaataTTAGTGTTATGctatatattttacatatattgtTGTCTTAGAATGAGCGGTATTAGATCTTAGATCTACGAGCTTGTCCACCTAATTGGGTACATTTAATTGTTAATCATGGAaggactaacatgcgtgttagtcagtCCGTATGGCGGAGTCCACATGGCTACAGCTATTGCGCGACTAACACGTGTGCGGCTATTCTAGTAAATCCTTAATGTGGTTTTGGAGTCAGAATAGATGAGTGCGCATCTCAGGAAGCATAATGAGAAAACGCACCCCCTTATGGATGGAAGAAGTTCCTGCTTGATTATGGaagtaaaaattacaaataatggaaAGTTACACTATCGGGATAAGTAACCCTGATAAAAGCACGCAACAAATACTAGCTGTTGATCGGTATATCATATACCAATAACAATGCATGGAAATACAAGGTCAAAAATATCGGCATCACTCTTGCCGATTAAATTATGAAGTCAACAACGGTTATATCGGAGAAGCATATACCGATAAGGTTCATTCATATAGTAAACATAAGTGGCAAAAGCATAAAATTGTCTTGCTGATAaccgatgaggctattggtaagacttatACCAAAAAGCACAATAGTGGAAATGTCGCCAAATGTGAAGGTTGTAGCGAAAATAAAGTCCAAATAGCTTCGCCCAGAAATGAAAGACCAAATAGATGCGGGCAACCTAACACCAATCAGCCACCAATTCTAACCCTAATGCGGTgaacgcatctattctggctccaaaatggtagTACAACGAGACTAACATGCGTGTTTGTCGCGCGTTTTACCACGGCTACTACCACTGCTTTTTGGAGCCAGCAAACACGTGTCACATGCTATATCTAACCCTAATGCGAATAATTTCCcaataaagaaaaacaagaaaattttcccactacatataaaccaaaacaagaaaacttTCCCACTGCATATAAagctaaataaaaaatgaaaacaaagaattgaaatccaaaatatacaaaaaaaaaaaaatgacttgtCCACATACCTAACAACCTTAAAAAATGAAGCCTCCTTCAACAAcatatgtcatgtcccctccttgatcgttatttataatctaaatgaaacaattattattataaactaatataatcaacaaatgattatttgaaattattaatatttaattattaaatattattattaatatctattaatatttaattattaaatattattattattattcacaaattaatattgaaaatttttatacaaaaattatttagtaatatgtgaatcacattttaatagaatttaatattgttaatacaaTTAATATTACTAATGCCCTCACAATTAATTTTGACAATTCCTTGTGTTACGAGTATGACACTTTTTGGTATGGCCTCACAACCTCGGAATGTGTAATGTACCCAACTTAACCTTCAACGTTAGTACTTCTTCAATTTTGTGAAATctctaaaagagacaaaattgcaaaatgaatcaaAAGGTCATTAAAGGAAGTAgacaaagaaatgaatgatctattACAATCATATCTTTATAATCCAGATTCTCTTGTGTTTGTGGCTCCTTGATTTGGGAATCCTTAATTTGTTGTAATATCCCTTATATTTTGAGCATTCTATTTAAAGAGGATCTAAACTATTTATTTTGTTCATTAATCAATATTctcaataattattaaataaatactgATTTGTATTCACAAGCAATATTTATTAACTAATATTTCCAATAATTATTAATATCCACAATAAATATTAACTTGCATTAATAATAATTACTGTTAAGTAATATCTGCAATATCTATTAAATGTATTGCTAACCGGTGCTTGTCTTGATCACTGATTATATTTGCTAAACCAGGGAGTAAAACACAtaatggcagaccagatctgacgcatgtcagatctgtctgcctttgcAAACAATTAATTACCAATACAAGTATAAAAGAGGCAAGCTAAGTTGTGTTAGGAGATATAATAACTAAACAAGAGGGTAGTCTATCATATCCTCGTGTCActagtacttgattaaataataatatttaatatcatgattaataataatatttaattactttggTCATCGATGATTGTTTATTCATTAAATAGAATGAATACCTAAATATTAATAAGACATCAATAAAACAAGATCGTTGCCACTAACCATTGTATCTCTTGAGCGTGGCTATTGACCACGAAAGGAAAGGGATAAATACGTCCAAAGGAATTAGCAAAGAGAGGGATAGAAAAGGAGAATAAACTACTTCAATAATCAGACTGGCACTTGGAAGGAAGGCGCCCAGGACCTCGCCTCAACATATCAGTGGGCCTAATTGGGGAAATATCAGTTAGGGAAGGCGGAAGGAAAAAGGCAGTTCGGTCAAATTGAGAATAGCAGTCACCAATTTAATTGGTAAGGAGGAGTCATGTCTTACTATTGATCGATCaccatttcaataaataaatttatagatAATATAATAAGAATATTAAAGTATAAATATAATACGAAGTATAATAAATTTCTTATAAAATTTAAAGTAATATTCTTGTATTATCAATAGAAATTATTATATGAAGAGAGTTAATGGTTTTGTGGACCATTAATAACTTATATAATAGATAATTagtaaatacataaataattagtAATATAAGTTATTTCATTTACTTAATTATGTATATATTCAAATCATAATAAGGATAATAGACCTATATATAATAATGATGTAAACAAGATTTATTTTTGCTtgttatacatacacatatacttgAAATATTATTAATAAGatcatatttatatattataaaaaattataaacatatatATGGAATAAAGAAgttaataaataaattgattaataaaCTACTCTTACTATTataaattaaacattataataAAATCTCTTTAGAATTGatgaatttatattttataattctcACATTGAGTTAAAATTGTTGACTCAAGACTAAACCAAGGTAAGTCACTAACTGGGACATTACAACATACGCTGCCCTTCAATAATAACTCGCTGCTTCCTTCAACAACGCAGGCTGCCCTTCAATAATAACTCATTGCCTCCTCCTTCAACCCCTTCTTTCCCTTCAATAATAGCAAAAGACTTCAATAATGAGGACGCCCAACCATGAGGACACTTGCTTTAATTGCGAATTAGTCCCATTAGTCCTCCTTTTTTCCACATGAGGCAAAAAATGGTGCGAGGTATTCTGAAATGGAGGTACAGGGATGCATAGTATAGTTTACCTAACATGTTGTTAGTGGTGCATTGTACATCGTTGATTTTTCAATAAACGGCTGTGATTGCATTGGTCCCATTAGTCCTCCTTTTTTTCACATGAGGCAGAAAATGACGCAAGGTATTCTGCTGAAACTGAGGTACAGGGACGCGTAGTACGGTTTGCCTAATACGCGTGTTAGTGGCGCATTGTACATCGTCAATTTTTCAATGAACGACTACGATTGACTGAGGACTAAAGCACGTGTCACTAACACGTATGAGAGGTTTTGGAGGGAGCCAACGCGTTTTGGAAGCCCGCACCCTCTTTTTCCCGCCATTTTGCCATCCGAACGCAATCATCTACAGTTGCCGCCGGTTGTCTTTTTTTCATGGCTTTTAATGTGTGTCTTATGCACAACACACCGCGAGGATCCGTCATCCTCCAGCATGTCCGCGTAGTTTCACGTGGGCCCCAACATTTGAAACAGAGGAGTCCAAGACAAGTCCACGTCATTTTCTGTAGGTCCGACGACTGCACCAAATTgacatggtatgcatgtctcgaacatgtatctcgatgcatgtcattggtacgacATGTCACTTTTGGACCCAGAACAGACGCGTCCATTAAGCATCTACGTTTACTACGTGCTGTTTAACTTGCCTCACAAGTGTTTATCCCTAAATCACTGATTGGAAACTACACTGAAAAATTAGGAAAAGCACTAGGGTTTCTCTTTCTCCTCAAATGAAGGATAGGGAACCGATTGGTTACTGCACCTAGCCTGCAATTGTAGACAATGGCGGATCATGGCCAGCTTCATGTGATGATGTTCCCTTGGCTTGCACATGGCCATATAACACCCTTTCTAGAGCTGGCTAAGAGCCTTCTCATTTATGGCCTCAGAATTTCCTTTGTCTCCACTCCGCTTAACATTGCTCGGATCAGAAAGCAGATGGTGCTTGGGATTGAGCTGGTGGAGCTGTCATTGCCATCTGTGGACGGCCTGCCCGTAGGCGTTGAGTCCACGGCAAGTTTATTGGAGATAGGAAGAACAGACTTAATTCCGCTGCTCTTCCAAGCCCTGGACCTTTGCGAACAGCCATTCGCGACACTGCTGAAACTGTTTTCCCCAGATTTTATCATACATGATACGACGCTGTGCTGGACTCCACGGGTTGCCGCCAAGCTAGGCATTCCCGCTATAAATTTCACGGTGGTTAACATGGCGGCCACGAGTTTCGTTATAGGGCTGCAAAGGGACGGACTGCCCCAAATTCCGATGGCCGAGGATCTGCTAGCCCCGCCACTCGGATTCCCCTCATTGACCGTCCGCCGCCGACTCTTTGAAGCCCGGAATATGCTGTCGTTGTATCAAAACAAGCACTATGGTACTTGTGAGGATCTCACCTTCATGAACCGCCTTTGCATCACAGTGGAGGAAAGCTGGGCAACGATTAGCAATACTTGCCTAGAGTTGGAAGGCAAATTTGTCGACTATTTTAAAAGAAGCACAGGTCGATTCATGTTTCCCTTGGGGATTTTCATGAAAAGCCTACCGTCGCGACCTGCTGCGGAGCCTTGCTTGGCCTGGCTGGACAAGCAGCCCGCTTGTTCTGTGGTGTTTGCGTTCTTCGGTAGTGAATGCCTTCTCACCGCTCAACAGCTCGATACCCTCCTGCTGGGCTTGGAGGAGAGTGAAATTCCATTCCTCTGTGTTCTTATTGGCCACGCGGCGGCTGAGTTACACCAAGGCTTTGAGGATCGAACCCATGGCAGAGGACTCGTGGTTACAGAGTGGGCGCCTCAGTTGCATATTTTAAACCATGGCAGAGGACTCGTGGTTACAGAGTGGATGGAATTCTGTGACAGAAGGCCTGAGGTTTGGAGTGCCCTTTGTTGCTCTTCCAATCCAGTACGAGCAGGGCTTAACTGCTAGACTAATTGCTGAGGATTTGAAGATGGGAGTGGAGGTGAGAAGAAACGAGGAGGATGGTTCTTTCACTAAGGAGGACATAGCTACGGCTATCCGAGGTGTGATGGTGGGGGGAAGACAGCAATCCGATTAAATCCAACGTTGAGGAAATTAGGAGGGTGCTGACCAGTAATGATTGCCAAGTCCATCGAATAAACATTCACAACTTTGTCTGTGCGCTCAAGGAGAAAGCCTCCATCAAACAAACTGTTTgatacatatatctatatctatagcTATATCAGAGTGAGGCCGCCATCACTCCGCAATCTTTGTTATTACTTTCCACGTCTGTGATCTCTTTTCAAAGGGAAGAAACTAGATGTTTCTGCCATTGTACTCCTTTTACTGTTTCCAAATGGTCATGCTGCTTTCTCAAGTGGCTCTCCTGCCACTCGATGGTTCATTCCGACAGCTAGGATCTCAACTTTCTTCAACTTATAAGGACATAAATGCTCTCTCAGGTACTCAACCTGAAAAGAATTGTTCAGCATATGTCTCTCTTAGTTTCTTCTAATGCTTGGAAGTTTGTCAGCTTTCACTTTGTCGGTTTAATGTATTGGAATTCCTTTTAGGTTTTAATGGATCCTCAGTGGTTTTGGGGTTTTGACATTTGGAACCAAAGAGATAATAGCTTATTGCCAGTGTGATAATCTGAAGATGGAAATCCTCGTGTTGCATTTTAAATTTTCATAAATTGATACCAATCTTGATTCTGCCTAATCCTTTGTTACTCTAATAATCATTTGATTACTACCCCTCTAGTTAATCTAGAAACGCGTCCGTGCTAATCTTTGTTAATTGTTCTAGTTTACACACCTAATAGAAACAACTAAATTTCTCAATTCAAGATGGAATGATAACCAAGAAAACATCGAGCTTATCTGGGTTTTCCTAATGTCGAGATATCGAACCTTAAAATCTTGAAGAGAACCAAAACATTCATTGTATCTGAATTGTCTCAATTTGGAAAGGAAATACACCCTAACTAGACCACCCTCTAACTCTAGGTGCTTCTCAAGAAGAGTTTTGTTCCTATGCTTGAATGCCTTGAGCGTCTAAAATCATAAACTAATAATCATTATAATTGCCCATAGGCAATAATAATTCTACAACTAGGGTTGAAGCATACCTCACTAGTATCTCCTTTCTCTGAGCTTAGTGATGAAACTCCATTAATATGAGAATAAAAGCATAGCCCACTTGTAGCTCTTTTTAAAGATGTAAAATAGGAGTTTAGTGATGGGACACAAGAGCCAATGCCTTCTACTGATATCAGAATAGAAGCATAGCTCACTTGTAGCTCCTTTCAAACGATGTAAAATTTGAACTTAGTGATGATATCCAAGAGCCAATGCCCTCCACTAATATGAGAATAAAAGTATACCCCACTCCACTAATATGAGAATAAAAGCATAACCCACTCATAGCTCCTTTCAAAAGATGTAAAATCTTAGCTTAGTGATGGAACCGAAGAGCCAATGCTCTCCACTGATATGAGAATGGATGGATACCCCACTTGTAGATCCTTTCAAAAGATGTAAAATATGAGCTTGGTGATGGGACCTAAGAGCCAACACCCTCCACTAATATGAGAATGGACGTGCAATGATATTTTCCTTGAGACATTTTCTAATGTGCAAGCACTTCATCCCTTAAAAAATGTGGCActactatttcaactacaaatgCGTACCAACAAATTTAAATTAATAGAATTGTTCTTACCATCTCTTTATTTTCATAAAAGTGAATTTTTACTAGTATATCAAAGTAACTGATAATTCACTTGAACACAACTACATAATGTTGAATATATCTTTATTTATACACAACTAAATGGAGTACTGAGCCATTATTCAAACCCATGACCTCTATTTTGCAAGTAGACAAACTTGCAATCTTGATTACAAATATTTAGCTTCTTGTTAGTATTGTTTTAACTAAAATGGAAATTTTAATTCATTGTCTATTTAAATTATTTGCTAATTTAATGGTTACTAATTTTTATGAATTATAAGAGTAAAATTTGATGCTTCTATCTTTGTTGGCACTCATTAAGTACAATAAGCAAGGCAATCAGGAATCAATCCCATTTATGATCCAACTAGGCTTAAGGCTCTTCTTCAAATAGTTGATAATATTAAGGGAGTCACCCTCAATCCACGTCATCTTGAAGCCCTAAGACTGAGCCAATTtgatgttacaagtgtggttaccgttgcaccaaaagattgactagttaatgcctaatacaaccactagacttataaaatccacagcACGTGGTTAATTCATGTCACAAACCCCAGCACTATGTTGCACAACACAATGAGACCAAGGGTGTACACCTTGTAAAACTCCACCCCTTGCCGCTACACAAACGAcaggtttgaacctatgaccaagatcTAATATCACTTGTAacaagtgcggttgtcgttgcCCCAAAACATagacctattaatgcccaatacaaccactagactaatagaatccataggaggcgattaagtcatgtcacaaacccATGCACTACACTgcacatcacaaggagaccaaggtcATACACCTTGCGAAATTTGATATCGATAAAGGACACATTAGCTTTGGCATAGTGAGAATtactattattattgttgttgttgtttatacCTATACGCAAGAAATTTTATTgatatattttgtgattatttttttcACTCTTTTAAGATTCAATTTTATGTGAGtgttaaaaagaaataaaaaaaattaacaaaataaatattaaaggaAGAATAATTAGACTTTAATGTCATTTTCTTATTTCAAACCTTTTTCTTATttaacaaaataattaattaaggaaagatatatataatttttttccagATATATCCCACTACTACATAGAGGGGGGTTTTAAAACAATATTTGAGACAATTTTTTAGTAAATTATCTGAACTTGAGATGAAATAAAACTTGTGtattgtcttaaatattgtcttcaAGCGAGTGTCTTAAAATTATTGtcctaaaaaaaattctttataaaGACAATAAAAAACACTAGTATTTTTGCCTAttaagagaatttgaattttgtctCTATAGAGACTATAGTTATAATAAAACAACATATTGTCTCTATAAAGATaaatatgtctttaatcccactTATTGTCTTTCTAAGACAATAAAAATATTCCCATTAGAGAGAATATCACTTTTGTCTCTCGAGAGATGATATAAAATAATGAATTTTAAAAAATGGCTCACTATTCAGATAAATCAATATTGCTAAATATAACTACACTATCATTGATTAATTCATGTTAGGACACGATGGATTCAAACCATCATCCTCCTTCTTGTAAAGCAGGTGCTCTTCCATTGAGCTAGCACCCTTTAAATAATAATTATACCCTTCAGAATCTTGGGTCTCACTACAAATTCAAAATGAAATCGTGAATTAAGTTGTTGTATAATAGTAAATGGTAAATACAACTTAAATTATTTGCACAAAAGaaacatatatattttgaattgtaAATAAATAAGTCACTCTATCAAGACATACATTCAAACTAAAATCATGAATTAAGCTTTTGTAAAAATGTAAATAGTAGCAATACTAGCATTTTCCTCCGTAGTAACATAAATATTTAGGTCTTGATTTATGTAAAAAATTTGATGCTTTTGCTAAGTGATTTTTTATCTTTGAAAATGTATTCCTTAAAATCATCTTACGGATAAAAATATTGTGGAAATTTTTCATTAGTTCAACAAAAACTACATTGCATACATCAAAACACAAGTCTAttcaacaaacaataataaaattgtCGCCAAACAATACAAGGCTattattcaattgcaataaaacTGTAGAGACAAAACCCAAGTTTGGTAGTAGAAAGAAAGAGTTTTCTGTTCATGACAAATTTCTAGTACAGGTAAACTAATTTGGAAAATATTTTAGTAGCAATGCTAGGGACCCACTTTAAAGGTTGGGGGCAAAATTTTGGGTAACGAATTCTTGCGTGACATTAAAGAAGCAATAAAAACAACGGTATTAAGAGATTCATCTACTGCCCTTTTATTCAAAACTAATGCATCTTGCTTATTGTGAGACACTCTTCTATTTCTCAACAACAAAACTTTCACGAATGTTGATTGCATATTTCATTCCTTGTTTTAGTATGGCTCTACAGGTTTACAAAAAATTTCATTGCATAAATAGTGGTTGGCCTCAATTCCTCCTCAATTCATAAAAGATGCAAAAGAAACAGAGCTCAAGTTAGCTAAATATAGATGCCAAAATGATATGATAAAATACACCTGCTAATCTAACATTTGTTAGCTTTTACATATTCAAGTATAAGTACCTGTTTATATTTGTCGAGTAGCTCAGATTGACATGGAGCTCCAGTCTTTATTTGGCCCTGAAAGCTCAAACATAATAATTACATAGAAAACTAGAAAATCTATCTTAGCTTGAGTAGTGTGGGGATTTGAATGCACTATTATAGTAATGTTTACCCAAAAAGGCTTTTTGTTTGTTCATCGTATGACCTAAAAAGGGTTATCATATACTAGTGAATATTAAAAATATTGTTTGCCAAAAGAAATGATCCTCTTGGGCATATAGATTGGCTGCATTGGAAGAGCACTAAGAATTCCTTGAAATCACATTTACAGCCCTAGTTTATGCAAGTTCACAAGATTATATTATAGTAAACATAGCAACAAATAAAAATGATTCTGTCTAGTCCTAACATACACAAGAAGATTATATTATAGTATTGAATGCCATTTCCTAATTCAATGAAATTATTTGCCAAAAAAATGCATTGACATTAGTGAGGCAAGTTAGATAGCTACCTCCTCCTTGAAGTTCAAAACATATGTTTTATCTTGACTATAAAACTCAGATGCAACAACATCCATGCCAATGACAACCTGCCAATCCTAGTTGCATAGTGTTGTTTGACTATATCTAGCTAATGTGACTATATCTCATGCTCAAAATTTAGGCTATCAAAAACACATTAAATATTAAAGCCAAACAACATGCTATACCTTCAAATGCTGGAAAATATTTGAACCCATCTCCATGGCCTCTTTAAATGAAGCTCCTATAGGAAATATCATATCATGAACTCCTGCATTACAAATGTTATATGAAATTCGAAAAAAATAGCTAAATATTCAATGCATCTTATCTACATTCAAAGAACAACATGCTATATTTATAAACAATGAGGTTTATACCACATTCATGATGGAAACAATTTCATAAGACACGATATGATGTGAAATTCACAAAATCTCACAAACATATTAGCAACATGAATTTTGAGAGGAATGctcataataaattatttaattcaaaaacATACCTGCATTGCAAGTTTGTTGCCTACATGTGAGCCTCTGTTGATGACGTTACGGGTAGGTACATGCATCACTAATTTTTTGTTGCTGGCAACATTAGCAATGTGCTGCATGTAGACCAACAAAATACTcatgacatattatacaatgttttctTTCTACTTTTCATTTACATGTTTAAAGGAAGAAAATAATTATCAATCAAAAtcagagaaacgggactcgcctGAAATCGCCCAAACTCGACGAGTCCGGgtccgagtcaggccaaacgagtccTAGGGGCTCGGACTCGAACTCGGCCGAGTTTagagagtaaactcgccagactcgccgagttggtgaTTTTGGcccaaaatcgccaaactcggcgagtcccaagCCCTGGACTCGGCCGACGTTTGCAtactttaaaacacaaaaaaaaaattagtttgcaaagtttttttaaatttgtttttttatcttaattgtcttctagccctaaaagtgactttcatttcattcacttgcaaaaaaaggaagagtaaagtgagttgggaagaaaaacaagggtgcatagaagaaaaaccagcaaggaggaagctcaagttttcttcaatttgtcacattggagctgcattgtatttcgatttggtgcatcaagagttggataggaagagtttgcaactcatttcaagcttgttgtaagaggtaagattgttttttttaacattattttgtttcttatatgcaaaaattccattttctattcatttattttaaaagttttacattttcttgtatgcaagatcttttgtatgtttgtaatttgtatgtagcatgtagtatgtagttgtactatgtagggttgtatgtagggtttgtaaatttatttttttttaaattgtagggtttgtcaaaccctacaatttttaaaaaaaaaatttacaaaccctactttagtttttttgaatatatgtattaattttattttgtatttgtaatgttttattgcagcaaacttcactttattatttgcctcaacttcaactttcacaaaactatcctaaaatgtctacttcagcttctagaccccccatgagaaaggaccctgcttggaaatatcatgaggattttccaaggcaaggaaagggccaaacaaaatgtatgttttgcaaaacaatattccatggaggtatatataggttgaaataccatattgctagtgtgcgtggacatgatgccgaaccattCCTAAAAGCAGTCTCTGAGGCCatacgtgattgttatgtaatggttgaggagattgaaagaaaaaagaaacaaaaggaggatcgagcggccattgggagagagacagttttaggaagagggacacagttaggttgtgttggaggcccttcttccttacctccatatcatcccactcagtttgctactatTGGTGCTTCCGTTTCTacttctgcttctataagtggcagtgccactgccacttctcatgctcctaccactagtagtcatagtgggaatgttaccattggacctaggattcgtaaatctaggttggattccttctttgtgtcTCACACTACACCTAGGTCCCAACCGTcacttgagggcatgggttggaacaaggaggtccatgatgctgctaaaatgacaattggcaggttttggagctacagctgtattccattctttgtagccaggtgaatgttttactaacttttatgtttgataactttgattgttttaatttttatacttaacttatctcattgagtttctttgcaacaggtctccttattggcaacaaatggttgatgccattaccatatgcggggcagggttcaaagcccctagtgagagtgatttgaggggacccattttgtctcaaatggtggatgatgtgaaaaaggatttagatgaacaacgccacatatcgagcactaaaggttgcaccatcatgactgatggttggacggataggagaaatagaactctccttaattttcttgtttcttccacaggtgattgattaattttagtttcatatagtctttaattttttattttttatctaatggtttattgaatgatcattgacctagctttatttttttatttcacagggcaccgttttcatcaagtccattga
The nucleotide sequence above comes from Cryptomeria japonica chromosome 11, Sugi_1.0, whole genome shotgun sequence. Encoded proteins:
- the LOC131041054 gene encoding anthocyanidin-3-O-glucoside rhamnosyltransferase-like produces the protein MADHGQLHVMMFPWLAHGHITPFLELAKSLLIYGLRISFVSTPLNIARIRKQMVLGIELVELSLPSVDGLPVGVESTASLLEIGRTDLIPLLFQALDLCEQPFATLLKLFSPDFIIHDTTLCWTPRVAAKLGIPAINFTVVNMAATSFVIGLQRDGLPQIPMAEDLLAPPLGFPSLTVRRRLFEARNMLSLYQNKHYGTCEDLTFMNRLCITVEESWATISNTCLELEGKFVDYFKRSTGRFMFPLGIFMKSLPSRPAAEPCLAWLDKQPACSVVFAFFGSECLLTAQQLDTLLLGLEESEIPFLCVLIGHAAAELHQGFEDRTHGRGLVVTEWAPQLHILNHGRGLVVTEWMEFCDRRPEVWSALCCSSNPVRAGLNC